One Micromonospora sp. WMMD812 genomic window carries:
- a CDS encoding transposase yields the protein MAAPKKYPDELRQRAVRLYRESDPKPVIRRLAEQLGVHHEALRNWIRQAEADAGERTDRPTSEMAEENRRLRKEVAELRRANEILKAASAYFAAELDPTRRRS from the coding sequence GTGGCAGCACCGAAGAAGTACCCCGACGAGCTACGTCAGCGCGCTGTGCGTTTGTACCGCGAGTCGGACCCGAAGCCGGTGATCCGGCGCCTGGCCGAGCAACTCGGTGTGCATCACGAGGCGTTGCGGAACTGGATCCGCCAAGCCGAGGCCGACGCTGGTGAGCGCACCGACCGGCCCACCAGCGAGATGGCCGAGGAGAATCGCCGGCTGCGCAAGGAAGTCGCTGAGCTGCGGCGGGCGAACGAGATCTTGAAGGCCGCGAGTGCGTATTTCGCGGCGGAGCTCGACCCGACCCGGCGACGGTCATGA
- a CDS encoding IS3 family transposase has product MRFIHEHCDQFAVALLLRVLNIGASTYYAWVKQAEQPCDQDVVDLGLITNIHEIWETSGRTYGADRVHRQLRRDGIRVGRKRVERLMAEQGWQGAFLRRGWRGGSTKQDPRHTPAPDLVNRQFTADGPNRLWVADAIRIPCGEGVFWLAAVRDAFSRRIVGWKTSDRCDTDLILAALEYGIWSRDVRDGQLIHHSDRGSNYTSFRFAERLQDNGILPSMGSVGDSYDNALMENFWSTLKIELVYRTSWRTRDEAENAIFAYIDGWYNTRRIQKELGYLSPNEYETAWHTRQTQPAEPTIATPAPAGSR; this is encoded by the coding sequence ATGAGGTTCATCCACGAACACTGTGACCAGTTCGCGGTCGCGCTCCTGCTACGGGTCCTCAACATCGGCGCTTCGACCTACTACGCGTGGGTCAAGCAGGCCGAGCAGCCCTGCGACCAGGACGTGGTCGACCTGGGGCTGATCACCAACATCCACGAGATCTGGGAGACATCGGGGCGCACCTACGGCGCGGACCGGGTCCACCGGCAGCTGCGCCGCGACGGTATCCGCGTGGGCCGTAAGCGGGTGGAACGGCTGATGGCCGAGCAGGGCTGGCAGGGTGCGTTCCTGCGTCGAGGCTGGCGCGGCGGCTCCACGAAGCAGGATCCCCGGCACACGCCGGCGCCGGATCTGGTCAACCGGCAGTTCACCGCCGACGGGCCGAACCGACTCTGGGTCGCCGACGCCATCCGCATTCCGTGCGGCGAGGGCGTGTTCTGGCTCGCCGCGGTCCGGGACGCCTTCTCAAGACGGATCGTCGGGTGGAAGACCTCCGATCGCTGCGACACCGACCTGATCCTCGCCGCCCTCGAATACGGCATCTGGTCCCGCGACGTCCGCGACGGTCAACTGATCCACCACTCGGACAGGGGATCGAACTACACGTCGTTTCGCTTCGCGGAACGCTTACAGGACAACGGGATCCTGCCCTCAATGGGCTCCGTCGGAGACTCCTACGACAACGCCCTGATGGAGAACTTCTGGTCCACGCTGAAGATCGAACTCGTCTACCGCACGAGCTGGCGGACCCGCGACGAGGCCGAGAACGCGATCTTCGCCTACATCGACGGCTGGTACAACACCCGCCGCATCCAGAAGGAACTGGGCTACCTCAGCCCGAACGAGTACGAGACCGCCTGGCACACCCGCCAGACGCAACCAGCCGAGCCAACTATCGCCACCCCTGCGCCAGCCGGCAGCAGGTAA
- a CDS encoding N-acetylmuramoyl-L-alanine amidase, translated as MLREFAGKPEALNCAPLGRLREQSHDLAAVVEAEIRARVDLSWFVGRCEKFVLRVIEDLLQSVEVGAPVTDNTRAEVRDAVERAAGAMEAPAPPPASHFDGQRIPLGVLASDHAGFVSFDLTRIHWAGLVADRMRSRCAVEVEVFPLLLEAMRFRVLDQHRIAPDAIVAKLELPMRDEDLIPAFALNLPAMQNPGIIDWRLSPGSFAAVPQSLVGADGCETFTPANFAVSEFHVRQVIRLSDGFTGVPEPSAYVNEYVVSIVPIGHSLGQVLYTLPLAPGESVRLAVIDWRRTDVGTRDEKTVVTESLIHDQARDRTITETVTAALEEWQRGGSVMGGLAGGAGASGQSGSTSVAGGGMLSVGGAYATSSGSKDVTAASVQKITDAIHQSSLAQRELTSSVVVQMDQAERQAIETRSFANHNRGHTLTVIYYEVLRHFRVVTEFTRRYRAALLPRRERNFDDENLILNKRFLLEPALLDKSLAGGFEALKRLDMRRKEYMRNPVSVAVPVNEADLVIKQVEMRFRVGGEESTNAVVMRIHFTNGNSTTLRVGGKDNLNSTELFDDANAPFQLLSDVISVYVTWGTVSHMEIEKTSGTTILHLNLIEVYALGDFGSRQLVKHTPGKHYEFEAAHDKHTLFTEKPPPAPPPVAIKTPEQEVSIEDYHGFIRLREHLKSEKTYYSRILDLGTHPDEYATEFETRQWGPTGKTIDAVAPAPLEIMGSKIAFPLTPQEEDEDEPITVPRVERLMSLPTRGVFAEAKLGHCNVAEEIDETRFWRWGEHALPFTAPEIAAIQAAQPQRADLDLKGTPLPTPVVNIQNAPALPDPTGLAAALKVLSTPEIFRDMSAREEVGALLEDLVNGSVSMAQAANRAREIQANSRAQGSGGGPAAGSVPSGQRGSGTTAGGGSWSPQAPSDLHQFGNVLKQGVNSGFIDNERASQIYRKSADDMSGASLQNTAFGAGSGALGQQLQQAELERRATLKPTDIAVFTPASEHTLVSYAREWTPPAGLNVVNWRTPTLDHYGSVYKGRRIGGRLDGGTTPHPYPTRRLPSAIVLHETVGWAAVGAGVQEAKPPTVPFDFGLSVHFSVGPDGTVYQHNDIAQILDHATKANVQSVGIEVTNASVVDKARPDPISLTPSLASAALHSLQTGEVVGGLITDDRERLAVSWVDGSSDNFLYVLPAQAQLEGVTQLVAWLASGTDGGAVATFLNAKEQSHWRQHLVRTAGTGASATVTHSFLLHGHPGWRDAGFGDFDGIFAHTNFDANKHDGGPIGLYAWLRLFCGKTPADAYTALRAILTDKTLVHEVEVGLGRRARAVNVSSMIPATVEI; from the coding sequence GTGCTGCGCGAGTTCGCAGGCAAGCCTGAGGCCCTGAATTGCGCGCCGCTTGGCCGCCTGCGGGAGCAGTCTCACGACCTCGCCGCCGTCGTCGAAGCCGAGATCAGGGCGAGGGTGGACCTGAGTTGGTTCGTCGGCCGCTGTGAGAAATTCGTCCTACGAGTCATCGAGGACCTACTCCAATCTGTCGAGGTTGGAGCACCGGTTACCGACAACACCCGCGCAGAGGTCCGTGACGCGGTCGAGCGCGCTGCCGGCGCGATGGAGGCACCGGCGCCACCGCCTGCCTCGCACTTCGATGGTCAACGCATTCCGCTGGGTGTCCTCGCGTCCGATCATGCAGGTTTCGTGTCATTCGACCTGACACGGATCCATTGGGCGGGGCTGGTGGCGGACCGCATGCGCAGCCGGTGTGCCGTCGAGGTCGAGGTCTTCCCGCTGCTGCTGGAGGCGATGCGGTTCCGGGTCCTCGACCAGCACCGGATAGCGCCCGACGCGATCGTGGCCAAACTCGAACTGCCTATGCGCGACGAGGATCTGATTCCCGCGTTCGCGTTGAACCTGCCGGCGATGCAGAACCCCGGTATCATCGATTGGCGCCTTTCACCTGGGTCGTTCGCCGCAGTCCCTCAGTCGCTCGTCGGCGCGGACGGCTGCGAGACGTTCACCCCGGCGAACTTCGCCGTCAGCGAGTTCCACGTCCGCCAGGTGATCCGGCTGTCAGACGGGTTCACGGGTGTGCCGGAGCCGTCGGCTTACGTGAACGAGTACGTCGTGTCGATCGTGCCGATCGGACATTCGCTCGGCCAGGTGCTCTACACCCTGCCGCTGGCGCCCGGGGAGAGCGTTCGCCTGGCCGTGATCGACTGGCGGCGAACAGACGTCGGCACGCGTGACGAGAAGACGGTAGTCACAGAGAGTCTCATCCATGACCAGGCACGGGACCGCACCATCACCGAGACGGTGACGGCCGCACTGGAGGAGTGGCAGCGCGGCGGTTCCGTCATGGGCGGGCTTGCGGGAGGAGCGGGCGCCTCAGGCCAGTCGGGGTCTACGTCAGTGGCCGGCGGGGGGATGCTCTCGGTCGGCGGCGCCTACGCGACCTCCAGTGGCAGCAAGGACGTCACCGCGGCAAGCGTTCAGAAGATTACCGACGCCATCCACCAGTCGAGCCTGGCCCAGCGCGAGCTGACCAGCTCGGTCGTGGTGCAGATGGATCAGGCCGAGCGACAGGCCATCGAGACAAGAAGCTTCGCCAACCACAATCGCGGACACACCCTCACCGTCATCTACTACGAGGTGCTGCGGCATTTCCGCGTGGTCACCGAGTTCACCAGGCGCTACCGGGCAGCTCTGCTTCCCCGCAGGGAACGCAACTTCGACGACGAGAACCTCATCCTGAACAAGCGCTTCCTCTTGGAGCCGGCACTGCTCGACAAGAGCCTCGCCGGCGGCTTCGAGGCGCTGAAGCGCCTCGACATGCGCCGTAAGGAGTACATGCGGAATCCGGTATCCGTCGCCGTGCCGGTCAACGAGGCGGACCTGGTTATCAAGCAGGTCGAGATGCGCTTCAGGGTCGGCGGCGAGGAGAGCACGAATGCGGTCGTCATGCGGATCCACTTCACCAATGGCAACAGCACCACGCTGAGAGTCGGTGGGAAAGACAACCTCAACAGCACCGAGCTGTTCGACGACGCGAATGCCCCCTTCCAGCTGCTCAGCGATGTCATCAGCGTCTACGTCACCTGGGGCACGGTATCCCACATGGAGATAGAGAAGACGTCGGGAACGACTATCCTGCACCTCAATTTAATCGAGGTCTACGCGCTCGGCGACTTCGGAAGCCGGCAGCTTGTCAAACACACGCCAGGCAAGCATTACGAGTTCGAGGCGGCACACGACAAGCACACGTTGTTCACCGAGAAACCACCACCAGCGCCTCCCCCCGTGGCCATCAAGACGCCGGAACAGGAAGTGTCGATCGAGGACTACCACGGCTTCATCAGGTTGCGAGAGCATCTGAAGTCGGAGAAGACGTACTACAGCCGCATCCTCGACCTCGGGACCCATCCGGACGAGTACGCGACCGAGTTCGAGACCCGTCAGTGGGGTCCGACGGGCAAGACCATCGACGCAGTCGCGCCGGCACCGCTCGAGATCATGGGCTCGAAGATTGCGTTCCCGCTCACCCCACAGGAAGAGGACGAGGACGAACCCATCACAGTACCCAGGGTCGAGCGCCTGATGTCGCTACCCACCAGAGGCGTATTCGCGGAGGCGAAGCTCGGCCACTGCAACGTGGCCGAAGAGATCGACGAAACGCGGTTCTGGCGCTGGGGCGAGCACGCCCTGCCTTTCACGGCCCCAGAGATCGCCGCCATCCAGGCCGCTCAGCCCCAGCGCGCCGACCTTGACCTGAAGGGCACGCCCCTGCCCACACCGGTGGTAAACATCCAGAACGCGCCCGCGCTGCCCGATCCGACGGGGCTCGCTGCTGCGCTCAAGGTGCTCTCCACCCCCGAGATCTTCCGGGACATGTCGGCGAGGGAGGAGGTCGGGGCGCTGCTCGAGGATCTGGTCAACGGCTCGGTCAGCATGGCGCAGGCGGCGAATCGGGCGCGGGAGATCCAGGCCAATAGCCGGGCTCAGGGTTCAGGCGGCGGCCCAGCAGCCGGTTCAGTGCCCAGCGGGCAGCGCGGCAGCGGAACGACCGCTGGGGGTGGGAGTTGGAGCCCACAAGCCCCGAGCGACCTTCATCAGTTTGGAAATGTGCTCAAGCAGGGCGTCAACTCAGGCTTCATCGACAACGAGAGGGCCTCGCAGATTTATCGCAAGAGCGCCGACGATATGTCCGGCGCGAGCCTTCAGAATACCGCTTTCGGTGCGGGTTCCGGTGCGCTGGGACAGCAACTGCAGCAGGCCGAACTCGAACGCCGTGCGACGCTCAAGCCCACCGACATCGCGGTGTTCACGCCGGCGTCCGAGCACACCCTGGTCTCATACGCAAGGGAATGGACGCCGCCCGCCGGACTAAATGTTGTCAATTGGCGTACCCCGACATTGGATCACTACGGCTCCGTATATAAGGGCCGTCGAATCGGCGGACGCCTGGATGGCGGCACCACGCCTCATCCCTATCCGACCCGGCGGCTGCCGAGTGCCATCGTCCTGCATGAGACCGTCGGCTGGGCGGCCGTGGGTGCCGGCGTCCAAGAGGCAAAGCCCCCCACGGTTCCATTCGATTTCGGACTCAGTGTGCACTTCTCGGTGGGGCCAGACGGGACGGTCTACCAGCATAACGACATCGCCCAGATCTTGGATCATGCTACCAAGGCCAACGTGCAGTCGGTCGGGATTGAGGTGACGAACGCGAGCGTAGTGGACAAGGCCAGACCTGATCCGATCTCCCTGACGCCATCGCTCGCTTCGGCCGCCCTCCATAGCCTCCAGACTGGCGAGGTCGTGGGTGGTCTTATAACCGATGACCGGGAGCGGCTAGCAGTCAGTTGGGTGGACGGTTCAAGCGACAATTTTCTCTACGTCTTGCCCGCCCAGGCTCAGCTTGAGGGGGTAACTCAGCTCGTGGCCTGGCTAGCTTCCGGTACGGACGGAGGCGCTGTTGCCACCTTCCTGAACGCCAAGGAACAGAGTCACTGGCGTCAACACCTGGTGCGCACCGCAGGCACCGGGGCTTCGGCGACAGTGACCCATTCGTTCCTACTGCATGGCCACCCTGGTTGGAGGGATGCCGGGTTCGGCGACTTCGATGGGATTTTCGCGCACACCAACTTCGACGCCAACAAGCACGACGGCGGGCCGATCGGGCTTTACGCCTGGCTCCGGCTCTTCTGCGGCAAGACGCCGGCCGATGCCTACACAGCGCTCCGCGCCATACTCACTGACAAGACGTTGGTGCACGAGGTCGAAGTCGGCCTCGGAAGGAGAGCCAGGGCAGTCAATGTCAGCTCGATGATCCCAGCCACCGTGGAGATCTGA
- a CDS encoding transposase: protein MVGCSDRLNPSTRDAAHSDPQAGPAGATTSSPGQGSRLANGGAQADQHGFSVISRRWVVERTLAWLTACRRLARDYERHPEVSEALIRWAAIAGMTRRITRGHPARRQARGTFTWT, encoded by the coding sequence ATGGTTGGGTGCAGCGATCGCCTCAACCCGTCCACGAGGGATGCAGCCCACTCAGATCCGCAGGCTGGTCCGGCTGGTGCGACCACATCGTCGCCCGGCCAGGGAAGCCGCTTGGCCAACGGCGGCGCCCAAGCCGATCAGCACGGGTTCAGCGTGATCTCCCGCCGCTGGGTCGTGGAACGAACTCTGGCCTGGCTCACCGCCTGCCGCCGACTGGCCCGCGACTACGAACGCCACCCCGAGGTCTCCGAAGCCCTCATCCGCTGGGCCGCCATCGCCGGCATGACCCGTCGGATCACCCGCGGCCACCCCGCCCGCCGCCAAGCCCGCGGCACCTTCACCTGGACCTGA
- a CDS encoding CapA family protein gives MSSTTMRARRATLAAITVGAALAGCTAEPSNRATGRESAASATPSATASPSPAAPSVAAPVELRLAFAGDVHFTGRTLRLLDDPETAFGRIALVLRDADLTLLNLETAVTDRGTPQPKRFHFRSPKTAYAALRAAGIDAASIANNHTLDYGQVGLLDTLDAAADADFPVFGAGRDADAAYAPWLTTVKGVRIAVLGMSQVHELAAQWKPTDSRPGVAMAFDGARATAAVRAARNQADLVIVFMHWGAEGSSCPNGEMKTFASRMARAGADIVLGTHAHTLLADGWLGETYVHYGLGNFLWYGNSHSTDSGILRLTVRGRTVMRNEFLPATVSGTGRPVLVSGAAKERIEDKLATAKRCTGLTMRRP, from the coding sequence GTGAGCAGCACCACGATGCGTGCGAGACGCGCGACGCTGGCGGCCATCACGGTCGGCGCCGCGCTAGCCGGCTGTACCGCCGAACCGTCGAACCGCGCGACCGGTCGGGAGTCCGCGGCCTCGGCGACGCCGAGCGCCACGGCATCGCCGAGCCCTGCCGCTCCGAGCGTGGCCGCGCCGGTCGAGCTGCGCCTGGCCTTCGCGGGCGACGTCCACTTCACCGGCCGCACGCTGCGCCTGCTGGACGACCCGGAGACGGCGTTCGGTCGCATCGCCCTGGTGCTACGCGACGCCGATCTCACGCTGCTGAACCTCGAGACGGCGGTGACCGACCGCGGTACGCCGCAGCCCAAACGCTTCCACTTCCGATCGCCGAAGACCGCATACGCGGCGCTGCGCGCGGCGGGGATCGACGCGGCGTCGATCGCCAACAACCACACCCTCGACTACGGCCAGGTGGGGCTGCTTGACACCCTCGACGCGGCAGCGGATGCGGACTTCCCAGTGTTCGGCGCGGGACGCGACGCCGACGCGGCGTACGCGCCGTGGCTGACCACCGTGAAGGGTGTGCGGATCGCGGTACTCGGCATGTCGCAGGTGCACGAGCTGGCCGCGCAGTGGAAGCCGACGGACAGCCGGCCGGGGGTCGCGATGGCGTTCGACGGGGCCCGGGCCACCGCTGCCGTGCGGGCCGCCCGCAACCAGGCCGACCTGGTGATCGTCTTCATGCACTGGGGGGCCGAGGGCAGCTCCTGTCCAAACGGGGAGATGAAGACGTTCGCCAGCCGGATGGCCCGCGCCGGCGCCGACATCGTGCTCGGCACGCACGCGCACACGCTGCTCGCCGACGGCTGGCTGGGTGAGACCTACGTGCACTACGGGCTGGGTAACTTCCTCTGGTACGGCAACTCGCACAGCACCGACTCCGGCATACTGCGGCTGACTGTGCGCGGGCGGACGGTGATGCGCAACGAGTTCCTGCCGGCCACGGTTTCTGGCACCGGGCGGCCCGTGCTCGTGTCGGGTGCGGCCAAGGAGCGGATCGAAGACAAGCTCGCCACGGCGAAGCGCTGCACCGGCCTGACGATGAGACGGCCCTGA
- a CDS encoding SAM-dependent methyltransferase, whose translation MTVDSPASGRPEPGKLDAQQKIDTSIPHSARIWNYWLGGKDNFAVDREAGDQYRQVYPGVVDVARASRQFLVRTIKFLAVESGVRQFLDVGTGLPTANNTHEVAQRILPDARIVYVDNDPLVLVHARALLVGTPEGKTAYLDADLHDPAAVIAEAGKTLDFQQPIGLILSGVMGHVPDYEMARSVTRELLSPLPSGSYLSLNDGTSLISSEMQQAQDDYNDTGAMPYTLRSPDQIAGFFEGLELVEPGIVPCPQWRPDDDVDTPADIDAVGGVGRKR comes from the coding sequence GTGACCGTGGACTCGCCGGCAAGCGGCCGACCTGAGCCGGGCAAGCTCGACGCGCAGCAGAAGATCGACACGTCGATACCGCATTCGGCGCGGATCTGGAACTACTGGCTCGGCGGCAAGGACAACTTCGCGGTCGACCGTGAAGCGGGCGACCAGTACCGCCAGGTCTACCCCGGGGTCGTCGACGTCGCCCGCGCCTCCCGGCAGTTCCTCGTCCGCACGATCAAGTTCCTCGCCGTCGAGTCGGGCGTCCGCCAGTTCCTCGACGTCGGCACCGGGCTGCCGACGGCCAACAACACCCACGAGGTGGCGCAGCGGATTCTGCCGGACGCCCGGATCGTCTACGTCGACAACGACCCGCTAGTGCTGGTGCACGCCCGTGCGCTGCTGGTCGGCACGCCCGAGGGCAAGACCGCCTACCTCGACGCGGACCTCCACGATCCCGCCGCGGTCATCGCCGAGGCCGGCAAGACGCTCGATTTCCAGCAGCCGATCGGGCTGATCCTCAGCGGCGTCATGGGCCACGTACCCGACTACGAAATGGCCCGGTCAGTCACGCGCGAACTGCTGTCGCCGCTGCCATCCGGCAGCTACCTCTCGCTCAACGACGGCACCAGCCTGATCAGCTCGGAGATGCAGCAGGCGCAGGACGACTACAACGACACCGGGGCGATGCCGTACACGCTGCGCTCGCCCGACCAGATCGCCGGGTTCTTCGAGGGCCTGGAACTGGTGGAGCCGGGCATCGTACCGTGCCCGCAGTGGCGGCCCGACGACGACGTCGACACGCCGGCCGACATCGACGCCGTCGGCGGCGTGGGCCGCAAGCGCTAA
- a CDS encoding nuclear transport factor 2 family protein gives MNETKQSAEDLAILEQLNLDYIHSDEASDAKRFSEFLAEDFIAQTPGVTRNREEYLEYIAKPRPIKDITLHDFKIRILGDVALIHGRVTYTMIADGVVQEALYTDVYQKREGTWVCVSACAIAPGA, from the coding sequence ATGAACGAAACCAAGCAGTCCGCCGAAGATCTGGCAATCCTCGAACAGCTCAACCTCGACTACATCCACTCGGACGAGGCCAGCGATGCCAAGCGCTTCAGTGAATTCCTCGCCGAAGATTTCATCGCGCAGACACCGGGTGTCACCCGCAACCGAGAGGAGTACCTCGAATACATCGCCAAGCCCCGACCCATCAAAGACATCACTTTGCACGACTTCAAGATCCGCATCCTCGGCGACGTTGCGCTGATCCACGGCCGCGTCACCTACACCATGATCGCCGATGGAGTGGTGCAAGAAGCGCTGTACACGGACGTGTACCAGAAGCGCGAGGGCACCTGGGTCTGCGTCTCCGCCTGCGCGATCGCCCCGGGCGCCTGA
- a CDS encoding GNAT family N-acetyltransferase: MSSEGQALVGEELIDSLDRGRFELYRDGELVGWLYYTHLKPNRYALRHTEVESSHQHQGVAGAMVRRVLDEIRAREGTITAICPFVVDYLSQTTTYADLIDARHPGYSDRAAAESARAKAGG; this comes from the coding sequence ATGAGCAGCGAGGGGCAGGCACTGGTAGGCGAGGAGTTGATCGACAGCCTCGATCGGGGCCGCTTTGAGCTCTACCGCGACGGCGAGCTAGTCGGCTGGCTCTACTACACCCACCTGAAGCCCAACCGGTACGCCCTCCGGCACACCGAAGTCGAGTCGAGTCATCAACATCAAGGCGTGGCGGGCGCGATGGTGCGGCGAGTACTCGACGAGATCCGCGCCCGCGAAGGCACGATCACCGCAATCTGCCCCTTTGTGGTCGACTACCTCTCGCAAACGACCACCTATGCCGATCTGATCGACGCCCGACACCCGGGCTACTCCGATCGTGCTGCTGCCGAGTCGGCGCGGGCGAAGGCCGGTGGCTGA
- a CDS encoding carboxymuconolactone decarboxylase family protein, which yields MERTLAQPLRLRVAQINNCSYCLLVHHAAARTADIPQSKVETLTAWWETHLFTEAERAALAYTEALTRAADATVDQRIQEAHDRLATHFTEDEILEIVAVVINMNIWTRLKIAEGAMPTAAPLG from the coding sequence GTGGAACGGACCCTGGCCCAGCCTCTGCGTTTACGCGTCGCACAAATCAACAACTGCAGCTACTGCCTTCTGGTGCACCACGCCGCTGCGCGCACCGCCGACATCCCGCAGTCCAAGGTCGAGACGCTCACCGCGTGGTGGGAGACACACCTGTTCACCGAGGCGGAGCGAGCCGCGCTGGCCTACACCGAGGCGTTGACCCGAGCCGCCGACGCCACCGTCGACCAGCGGATCCAGGAGGCACACGACCGGCTGGCCACGCACTTCACGGAGGACGAGATCCTGGAGATCGTAGCCGTTGTGATCAACATGAACATCTGGACGCGACTCAAGATCGCCGAGGGTGCCATGCCCACGGCGGCGCCCCTCGGGTGA
- a CDS encoding VOC family protein, with protein sequence MTNEVTVPLLPCASIDDIVAFYEVLGFHTTYKQRKPNPAVGLQREDLHLQFFEMAGFDPAQSYGSCIVLTPDTGQLYRAFAAGMRAAYGKVLVSGTPRMTRPRARKNADGLSGFSVIDPGGNWIRVFQNAPASPAPASTGRLGKAMANAVVQSDSRGDARQAARILDSALAHPEADDDPVALVEVLVYRAEVAMVLNDPATAVEMLARVDRVALSADEATRAAAAYEAATDLAAALS encoded by the coding sequence GTGACCAACGAGGTAACCGTTCCCCTGCTGCCCTGCGCCTCTATCGACGACATCGTCGCCTTTTACGAGGTGCTCGGGTTTCACACCACCTACAAGCAGCGCAAGCCCAACCCGGCCGTGGGGTTACAACGTGAAGATCTACATCTGCAGTTCTTCGAGATGGCGGGGTTCGATCCGGCGCAGTCCTACGGTTCGTGTATCGTGCTGACCCCGGACACGGGGCAGCTGTACCGGGCTTTCGCGGCGGGAATGCGCGCCGCGTACGGCAAGGTATTGGTCTCCGGGACGCCGCGGATGACCCGGCCCCGGGCGCGGAAGAACGCCGACGGGCTGAGCGGCTTCAGCGTCATCGATCCAGGCGGCAACTGGATCCGCGTCTTCCAAAACGCCCCGGCCTCCCCCGCGCCGGCGTCGACTGGGCGGCTGGGCAAGGCGATGGCGAACGCCGTCGTGCAGTCCGACTCCAGAGGGGACGCCCGGCAGGCGGCTCGGATTCTTGACAGTGCGTTGGCCCATCCCGAGGCAGATGACGACCCAGTCGCGTTGGTGGAGGTGCTCGTCTACCGCGCTGAGGTTGCGATGGTCCTGAACGATCCGGCCACGGCGGTCGAGATGCTGGCCCGTGTTGACCGCGTCGCGTTGAGTGCGGACGAAGCCACGCGGGCTGCTGCTGCGTATGAGGCCGCTACCGACCTTGCGGCGGCGCTGTCCTAG
- a CDS encoding Tn3 family transposase, giving the protein MLPGVVTHRQAPVKGKSITARHLSRYFARAQGVSTYTHVSDQHPTFDTKVIMATGRSRTTCSTGWGNETDLPVFEHTTNTHGATLATFALFDLVGKQLSPRIRDLGKITLYRAGPRADFLDRYPRAEMLLTRRLNLDLITNTWDDLLRVAASVQGGHATTAPVVCKLCSSKRQQNALTSAIKEYGALCRTVYATRYLADETYRRRIARQLNKGENLHALRRSLAYAGEGALQRRHHEKQTEQMWCLTLATNTIVCWPTEYHGLGVAAPRRTATSTTRSWRTSGAPTTRTCTSTAPTPSTSTANSPNSTPTATGRYG; this is encoded by the coding sequence GTGCTGCCAGGGGTAGTCACGCACCGTCAAGCCCCGGTCAAGGGCAAGAGCATCACCGCCCGGCACCTGTCGCGGTACTTCGCCCGCGCGCAGGGCGTCTCCACCTACACCCACGTCTCCGACCAGCACCCGACGTTCGACACGAAGGTCATCATGGCGACCGGCCGGAGCCGCACTACGTGCTCGACGGGCTGGGGCAACGAAACCGATCTGCCGGTGTTCGAGCACACCACCAACACCCACGGCGCAACTCTGGCCACCTTTGCCCTGTTCGACCTGGTCGGCAAGCAACTCTCACCGCGGATCCGCGACCTCGGGAAGATCACCCTGTACCGGGCCGGCCCCCGCGCCGACTTCCTGGACCGGTACCCGCGCGCCGAGATGCTGCTGACCCGCCGATTGAACCTGGACCTGATCACGAACACGTGGGACGACCTGCTGCGGGTCGCCGCGTCCGTGCAGGGCGGGCACGCCACCACGGCGCCCGTGGTCTGCAAACTGTGCTCCTCGAAACGGCAGCAGAACGCGCTGACCAGCGCGATCAAGGAGTACGGGGCGCTGTGCCGCACCGTCTACGCCACCCGGTACCTGGCCGACGAGACCTACCGGCGGCGCATCGCCCGGCAGCTGAACAAAGGCGAGAACCTGCACGCGCTGCGCCGCTCGCTCGCGTACGCGGGCGAGGGAGCGCTGCAGCGTCGGCATCACGAGAAGCAGACTGAGCAGATGTGGTGCCTGACCCTGGCCACCAACACGATCGTCTGCTGGCCAACGGAGTACCACGGCCTCGGCGTGGCCGCCCCGCGCCGGACCGCGACGTCGACGACGAGGTCCTGGCGCACATCTGGCGCACCCACCACGAGAACGTGCACTTCTACGGCACCCACTCCGTCGACATCGACGGCGAACTCGCCCAACTCGACACCGACGGCTACCGGCCGCTACGGCTGA